One window of the Salvia miltiorrhiza cultivar Shanhuang (shh) chromosome 6, IMPLAD_Smil_shh, whole genome shotgun sequence genome contains the following:
- the LOC130989821 gene encoding uncharacterized protein LOC130989821, whose translation MGGGEEDPQKLKRIAAAAFDYDNDPRWADYWSNVLIPPHMASRNDVVNHFKQKFYQRFIDPELIVEPIGTTSTSQPARTSTPPPESSSSTSNTNTRQRGSGSSSRTSGSSTAPPPSGSSAPLRWDQQTIQFSVNAWVFIVAVLAIFPLVSQNLSKRAYRLSFLGTACTSVYSLYSLYGKPRAWNLPALQMWFQTVMVTKDFIYSIYCLSFLTSHLCLKFSIIPILCRALEHVAKFLRRNFSRSTLYRKYLEETCVWVESNITTLSIMSSQSEIGTGFLLIISLFSSQRNIIQVFMYWQLLKLMYHAPATGGYHQSVWAKIGRTANPLIQRFAPFLGTPISAAQKWWFR comes from the exons ATGGGCGGAGGAGAAGAGGATCCGCAGAAGTTGAAGAGGATTGCGGCGGCGGCGTTCGACTACGATAACGACCCGCGCTGGGCAGATTACTGGTCAAACGTCCTCATTCCACCTCACATGGCTTCCCGCAACGACGTTGTCAACCACTTCAAGCAAAAGTTCTACCAGCGTTTCATT GATCCTGAACTAATTGTGGAGCCAATAGGTACTACTAGCACATCTCAGCCAGCTAGAACATCAACACCGCCGCCAGAGTCTTCATCATCTACTTCTAATACTAATACACGCCAGAGGGGTTCAG GGTCATCAAGTAGAACATCAGGGTCATCAACAGCTCCACCTCCTTCTGGTTCTTCTGCACCATTACGTTGGGATCAGCAAACCATTCAGTTTTCTGTCAATGCTTGG GTCTTTATTGTGGCAGTTCTTGCCATTTTTCCTCTTGTGTCACAAAATCTCTCAAAACGGGCATATCGTCTTTCCTTCTTGGGGACTGCATGTACCTCTGTCTATTCTTTGTACTCATTATATGGG AAACCCAGAGCATGGAACTTGCCTGCTTTGCAAATGTGGTTTCAGACAGTCATGGTTACTAAAGATTTTATCTACTCAATATACTGCCTTTCGTTTCTCACTTCACATTTGTGCCTCAAAT TTTCTATAATACCCATACTTTGTCGTGCCCTTGAGCATGTTGCCAAGTTCCTGAGACGTAACTTTAGCAGATCCACTTTGTACAG GAAGTACTTGGAAGAAACTTGTGTTTGGGTAGAGTCAAACATCACTACTCTAAGCATTATGTCCTCACAATCTGAAATTGGAACTGGATTCCTACTGATTATTTCTCTCTTCTC GTCGCAGCGTAATATTATACAAGTCTTTATGTACTGGCAG CTCTTGAAGCTGATGTACCACGCTCCTGCCACTGGTGGTTACCATCAAAGTGTGTGGGCCAAGATTGGACGAACTGCGAATCCATTGATCCAGCGTTTTGCCCCATTTCTGGGCACTCCAATATCCGCTGCTCAGAAATGGTGGTTTAGGTGA
- the LOC130989823 gene encoding protein GAMETE EXPRESSED 3, with protein sequence MSVKISIISLLISLFPRISSIVVISALIAPLISAVFSHSNHPHKFSPYRHSFSDSNKAGYRLYKSLIMDEGRICACSEKYLFAFERNGSIAWALHLNYTCNANIAPVHGGSSKIYLVAENKVLKIYPLRIRTNEAAVQVFFECAEEIVGISASLSSSCVLINVKNRGLFAYRLHGQLFWSAGPVLYQHGYRQGCRKNVTDCYFTSAPVIDHCEASIFMANTVGEVYSLSIRGHHFKWIQDLSSFGNAFRITAGNNGLLYVTVPDRALVLALDVSRGNVLWQGTIGPLSSADCDPVVDANGWISYSSLDGFLYSFSAAGDLKKFPRSASWSSVMQVNPVLDCSGYAVYISQTEVEEKFSQKIADYTHVSALKPKAVAFTSLVPASGSILWFESDPSTLLLQLSQSDLQHFLVDERTLLTFFAVSRNGNPLPCRTTRQKLASSCAQVKPRSSSIYTGNKRTITLFLMMESIVLLLLAVLVRFCCVFWKKKKLQGLDLGKFLEKRRSLRSQKKAFDKMITELEQRASEEAAAEQEEALQKLGHLVKERESIKRKLSTTYSLGRDGEGSSRPKSLLPLHDGRSRSYSFQGSMKESVTIFHTLSDDESSSDSDEELSSLMEEADDDLSQDEAVGAIAKGKGKALVGGESSSDYETSEEEYMMRPLFLKHSFSEVEEVKREDDDDDGDSHGESRSLRRRTVSFTG encoded by the exons atgtcAGTGAAAATATCCATCATCTCTCTCTTAATATCTCTTTTTCCTCGAATTTCTTCGATTGTTGTTATATCGGCTCTGATTGCACCATTAATCTCTGCCGTATTTTCTCACTCCAACCATCCACACAAGTTTTCACCCTATCGTCATTCATTTTcag ATTCAAATAAAGCTGGTTATAGACTGTACAAGAGCTTAATTATGGATGAGGGGCGGATTTGTGCTTGCTCGGAGAAATACTTGTTTGCATTTGAAAGAAACGGCTCTATCGCGTGGGCACTACACTTGAACTATACGTGCAATGCGAATATAGCTCCAGTTCATGGAGGATCAAGCAAG ATATATTTAGTTGCAGAAAACAAAGTGCTAAAAATATATCCTCTAAGGATTAGAACCAATGAAGCTGCTGTACAAGTATTCTTTGAATGTGCAGAAGAGATTGTTGGAATCTCTGCAAGCTTATCGAGCTCTTGCGTGCTCATTAATGTCAAAAATCGAGGCCTCTTTGCCTATCGGTTGCACGGGCAGCTTTTCTGGAGCGCTGGTCCTGTGCTGTATCAGCATGGATATCGCCAAGGTTGTAGGAAAAACGTTACAGACTGCTATTTTACTTCGGCACCTGTGATTGATCACTGTGAAGCTAGTATTTTT ATGGCTAACACGGTAGGGGAAGTGTATTCGTTATCAATCCGTGGCCATCATTTTAAATGGATCCAAGATCTTAGCTCGTTTGGAAATGCATTTAGGATTACTGCTGGAAACAATGGCCTTCTGTATGTCACTGTACCGGATAGAGCTCTCGTTCTGGCATTGGATGTTTCTAGAGGAAATGTTTTGTGGCAAGGGACTATTGGGCCCTTGAGCTCAGCAGACTGTGATCCAGTTGTTGATGCAAATG GTTGGATATCTTACAGCTCACTGGATGGATTTCTGTATTCGTTTTCAGCAGCGGGAGATCTCAAGAAGTTCCCTAGATCAGCTAGTTGGAGTTCTGTTATGCAAGTTAATCCGGTGCTTGATTGCTCCGGGTATGCCGTGTACATCTCTCAGACAGAAGTTGAGGAGAAATTTTCCCAGAAAATTGCAGATTACACTCATGTATCTGCATTGAAACCTAAAGCTGTTGCATTCACTTCTCTTGTTCCAGCTTCTGGTTCCATCCTCTGGTTTGAAAGTGATCCTA GTACACTCTTGTTACAGCTCTCCCAGAGTGATTTGCAACATTTTTTGGTGGATGAAAGAACTCTTCTCACCTTTTTTGCTGTCTCAA GAAATGGCAACCCGTTGCCTTGTCGTACCACCC GTCAGAAACTCGCATCTAGCTGCGCACAAGTGAAGCCCAGGAGCTCAAGTATATACACAG GAAATAAGCGGACAATCACATTGTTTCTCATGATGGAATCCATAGTTTTGCTTCTACTAGCCGTGCTGGTGAGATTTTGCTGCGTTTTCTGGAAGAAAAAAAAGCTTCAAGGTCTAGACCTCGGCAAATTCCTTGAGAAGAGA CGTTCTCTACGATCCCAGAAGAAAGCATTCGACAAAATGATCACAGAACTCGAGCAAAGGGCATCAGAGGAAGCAGCTGCAGAGCAAGAAGAGGCGCTGCAGAAGCTAGGCCATCTGGTTAAAGAAAGGGAGAGCATCAAGAGGAAGCTCTCTACTACGTATAGCTTAGGAAGAGACGGGGAGGGATCATCGCGTCCCAAGTCCCTTCTCCCGCTGCACGATGGGAGGAGCAGAAGCTACTCCTTTCAAGGATCCATGAAAGAGAGTGTCACAATATTCCACACACTCAGTGATGATGAGAGTAGTAGCGATTCGGATGAGGAGCTGAGCAGCCTCATGGAAGAGGCGGATGACGATCTCTCTCAAGATGAAGCTGTTGGTGCAATTGCAAAGGGAAAGGGAAAAGCTCTAGTTGGAGGGGAAAGCTCTAGTGATTATGAGACTAGTGAGGAGGAGTATATGATGAGGCCATTGTTTTTGAAGCATTCATTTAGTGAAGTAGAGGAAGTGAAGAgagaggatgatgatgatgatggtgattCACATGGTGAAAGTAGAAGCTTGAGGAGAAGAACTGTGTCTTTCACTGGATAG
- the LOC130989824 gene encoding uncharacterized protein LOC130989824 isoform X1, protein METEDLIKLPASSNSEHGENDNTCESGSEAINSESLPLNSKVTEEIHGEDPGAILGVLDENMDALMEDDFERGPNSNAVTPPIGLEITDSVADVEKVVSVRSAHRGNGFLSVQSEINVGNLKKNEVLSSKREIDANSMSGVKRPRVAFEEQQPSVHVIYSSLPRESKQKLEKLLEQWSQWHSQWSSTSDDSNVVLESGEETYFPALRVGGDKPSSITFWVDNQTKMQSSKEFRQLDSSSVPLYDRGYSSALTSTDGGSGLDGRAEKLDTSRCFNCGSYSHALKDCSKPRDNAAVNNARKQHKVKRNQHPNSRNSTRYYQTSRGGKYDGLTPGALDGETRKALGLGELDPPPWLNRMREIGYPPGYLDADTEDQPSGITIFGDDTSKDESEEGEILDTSLAEPSRKMTVEFPGINAPVPENADERFWAPISSSSNSSRYSSHQRYNQPSETSSRGYYSEQRWSRDWDDEGPPGCEPGTSPSLSNHFHRFGDMDSGYRPLSPRASPSTPWSSSYARSLSDRGRRSPLHHDGSPTYGYYGSYASPR, encoded by the exons ATGGAAACGGAGGATCTAATCAAACTGCCTGCTTCCAGTAATTCAGAACATGGTGAGAATGACAATACATGTGAATCTGGTTCGGAAGCCATTAACTCTGAATCTCTGCCTCTAAACTCTAAGGTAACCGAAGAGATTCATGGGGAGGATCCTGGAGCCATTTTGGGTGTTTTGGATGAAAATATGGATGCTCTGATGGAGGATGACTTTGAAAGGGGTCCAAATAGTAATGCCGTGACCCCACCCATTGGTTTGGAAATAACAGATTCAGTTGCAGATGTAGAAAAAGTGGTGTCTGTTAGATCTGCACATCGTGGAAATGGATTTTTATCGGTTCAAAGTGAAATAAATGTCGGCAATCTTAAGAAAAATGAAGTACTTTCAAGTAAAAGGGAGATAGATGCTAATT CTATGTCTGGTGTTAAGAGGCCCCGAGTGGCATTTGAGGAGCAGCAACCTTCGGTGCATGTAATATATAGCTCTCTACCAAG AGAAAGTAAGCAAAAGCTCGAAAAGCTGTTAGAGCAGTGGTCCCAATGGCATTCACAGTGGAGCTCTACATCAGAT GACTCAAATGTAGTGCTGGAATCTGGAGAAGAGACCTACTTCCCTGCTCTTCGTGTTGGCGGGGATAAACCTTCTTCCATA ACCTTTTGGGTGGATAACCAAACAAAAATGCAGTCAAGTAAGGAGTTTAGACAATTGGATAGCTCTTCTGTTCCTCTCTATGATCGTGGATATTCTTCAGCTTTGACTTCGACTGATGGTGGCAGTGGCTTGGATGG AAGGGCAGAGAAGCTGGATACTTCCCGTTGTTTCAACTGTGGTTCATACAGCCATGCATTGAAAGATTGCTCTAAGCCACGTGACAATGCTGCCGTTAATAATGCTCGAAAGCAGCACAAGGTCAAACGAAATCAGCATCCCAATTCTCGAAATTCAACTCGATATTATCAGACTTCTCGGGGAGGAAAATATGATGGATTAACACCAGGTGCTCTTGATGGTGAAACAAGGAAAGCGTTGGGCCTTGGG GAGCTTGATCCACCTCCATGGCTTAACAGGATGAGAGAAATTGGATACCCTCCTGGTTATTTAG ATGCAGACACAGAGGACCAGCCTTCAGGCATAACAATTTTTGGTGACGATACATCTAAGGATGAAAGTGAAGAAGGGGAAATCTTAGATACAAGCCTTGCTGAGCCATCTAGGAAAATGACTGTCGAATTTCCTGGGATAAATGCTCCCGTCCCAGAAAATGCCGATGAAAGATTTTGGGCACCCATCTCTTCGAGTTCCAACTCGTCTAGGTATAGTTCGCACCAACGGTATAATCAACCATCTGAAACTTCCAGCAGAGGGTACTATAGTGAGCAGAGGTGGTCGAGGGATTGGGACGATGAGGGGCCTCCTGGATGTGAACCTGGAACTAGCCCCTCTCTATCGAATCATTTTCATAGATTCGGAGATATGGATTCTGGTTACCGCCCCCTTAGCCCCCGAGCCAGCCCATCGACGCCTTGGAGCTCGAGCTATGCCAGATCGTTGTCGGATAGAGGAAGACGAAGTCCCCTGCATCATGATGGTTCTCCCACCTATGGCTACTATGGTTCATATGCTTCTCCTAGATAG
- the LOC130989824 gene encoding uncharacterized protein LOC130989824 isoform X2, giving the protein MVTEEIHGEDPGAILGVLDENMDALMEDDFERGPNSNAVTPPIGLEITDSVADVEKVVSVRSAHRGNGFLSVQSEINVGNLKKNEVLSSKREIDANSMSGVKRPRVAFEEQQPSVHVIYSSLPRESKQKLEKLLEQWSQWHSQWSSTSDDSNVVLESGEETYFPALRVGGDKPSSITFWVDNQTKMQSSKEFRQLDSSSVPLYDRGYSSALTSTDGGSGLDGRAEKLDTSRCFNCGSYSHALKDCSKPRDNAAVNNARKQHKVKRNQHPNSRNSTRYYQTSRGGKYDGLTPGALDGETRKALGLGELDPPPWLNRMREIGYPPGYLDADTEDQPSGITIFGDDTSKDESEEGEILDTSLAEPSRKMTVEFPGINAPVPENADERFWAPISSSSNSSRYSSHQRYNQPSETSSRGYYSEQRWSRDWDDEGPPGCEPGTSPSLSNHFHRFGDMDSGYRPLSPRASPSTPWSSSYARSLSDRGRRSPLHHDGSPTYGYYGSYASPR; this is encoded by the exons ATG GTAACCGAAGAGATTCATGGGGAGGATCCTGGAGCCATTTTGGGTGTTTTGGATGAAAATATGGATGCTCTGATGGAGGATGACTTTGAAAGGGGTCCAAATAGTAATGCCGTGACCCCACCCATTGGTTTGGAAATAACAGATTCAGTTGCAGATGTAGAAAAAGTGGTGTCTGTTAGATCTGCACATCGTGGAAATGGATTTTTATCGGTTCAAAGTGAAATAAATGTCGGCAATCTTAAGAAAAATGAAGTACTTTCAAGTAAAAGGGAGATAGATGCTAATT CTATGTCTGGTGTTAAGAGGCCCCGAGTGGCATTTGAGGAGCAGCAACCTTCGGTGCATGTAATATATAGCTCTCTACCAAG AGAAAGTAAGCAAAAGCTCGAAAAGCTGTTAGAGCAGTGGTCCCAATGGCATTCACAGTGGAGCTCTACATCAGAT GACTCAAATGTAGTGCTGGAATCTGGAGAAGAGACCTACTTCCCTGCTCTTCGTGTTGGCGGGGATAAACCTTCTTCCATA ACCTTTTGGGTGGATAACCAAACAAAAATGCAGTCAAGTAAGGAGTTTAGACAATTGGATAGCTCTTCTGTTCCTCTCTATGATCGTGGATATTCTTCAGCTTTGACTTCGACTGATGGTGGCAGTGGCTTGGATGG AAGGGCAGAGAAGCTGGATACTTCCCGTTGTTTCAACTGTGGTTCATACAGCCATGCATTGAAAGATTGCTCTAAGCCACGTGACAATGCTGCCGTTAATAATGCTCGAAAGCAGCACAAGGTCAAACGAAATCAGCATCCCAATTCTCGAAATTCAACTCGATATTATCAGACTTCTCGGGGAGGAAAATATGATGGATTAACACCAGGTGCTCTTGATGGTGAAACAAGGAAAGCGTTGGGCCTTGGG GAGCTTGATCCACCTCCATGGCTTAACAGGATGAGAGAAATTGGATACCCTCCTGGTTATTTAG ATGCAGACACAGAGGACCAGCCTTCAGGCATAACAATTTTTGGTGACGATACATCTAAGGATGAAAGTGAAGAAGGGGAAATCTTAGATACAAGCCTTGCTGAGCCATCTAGGAAAATGACTGTCGAATTTCCTGGGATAAATGCTCCCGTCCCAGAAAATGCCGATGAAAGATTTTGGGCACCCATCTCTTCGAGTTCCAACTCGTCTAGGTATAGTTCGCACCAACGGTATAATCAACCATCTGAAACTTCCAGCAGAGGGTACTATAGTGAGCAGAGGTGGTCGAGGGATTGGGACGATGAGGGGCCTCCTGGATGTGAACCTGGAACTAGCCCCTCTCTATCGAATCATTTTCATAGATTCGGAGATATGGATTCTGGTTACCGCCCCCTTAGCCCCCGAGCCAGCCCATCGACGCCTTGGAGCTCGAGCTATGCCAGATCGTTGTCGGATAGAGGAAGACGAAGTCCCCTGCATCATGATGGTTCTCCCACCTATGGCTACTATGGTTCATATGCTTCTCCTAGATAG
- the LOC130989822 gene encoding isoprenylcysteine alpha-carbonyl methylesterase ICME translates to MESPLSPENRPPGDSVDEITEENEADALVSASSFKGASLNQQQRRRRGGNKTTPFAAPPCRQQSFSREIGHAAAETYLLTRLSFKLLSYLGVGYRWITRLLALALYAMLLMPGFIQVAFHYYFSSQVRRSIVYGDQPRNRLDLYLPRNSDGLKPVVIFVTGGAWIIGYKAWGALLGLQLAERDIIVACLDYRNFPQGTISDMVRDVCQGISVICNHIAELGGDPKKIYLMGQSAGAHISSCALLQQAVKESKGESIYWSPSQINAYFGLSGGYNLLKLVDHFHNRGLYRSIFLSIMEGEKSLEKFSPETIIRNPSSSGAVNLLPRIVLFHGTSDNSIPADESKMFVDTLQKVGARADLILYEGKTHTDLFLQDPLRGGEDELFDYLVGFIHADDKEALARDAAAPPRRRRVPELLLRLAGHVSPF, encoded by the exons ATGGAATCGCCGCTGTCGCCGGAGAATCGCCCTCCCGGAGATTCCGTCGATGAGATTACCGAAGAAAATGAAGCCGACGCTCTGGTTAGCGCCTCGAGTTTCAAAGGTGCTTCTCTGAATCAGCAACAGAGGCGGAGGCGCGGCGGCAATAAGACGACGCCGTTTGCGGCTCCGCCGTGCCGTCAGCAGTCGTTCAGCCGTGAGATCGGCCACGCTGCTGCCGAGACTTACCTGCTCACTCGCCTCAGCTTCAAGCTGCTCAGCTATCTCGG gGTAGGATATCGGTGGATAACAAGACTACTAGCTCTTGCTCTTTATGCGATGTTGCTTATGCCAGGTTTTATCCAAG TTGCATTCCATTATTACTTTTCAAGCCAAGTGCGTCGAAGTATTGTATATGGCGATCAGCCAAGAAATAG GCTAGATTTGTATTTACCTAGAAATAGTGATGGCTTGAAGCCTGTGGTGATATTTGTGACTGGAGGGGCATGGATTATTGG GTACAAGGCCTGGGGTGCGCTCCTAGGACTGCAATTGGCAGAAAGAGACATCATAGTGGCATGCCTTGACTACAG AAATTTTCCACAGGGAACTATAAGTGACATGGTTAGAGATGTTTGTCAAGGAATCTCAGTCATTTGCAACCATATTGCTGAACTTGGAGGAGATCCAAAAAA GATTTATTTAATGGGGCAATCAGCAGGTGCACATATATCTTCGTGTGCTCTTTTGCAGCAGGCGGTTAAAGAATCCAAAGGCGAGAGCATTTATTGGAGTCCATCCCAGATAAATGCTTATTTTGGTTTGTCAGGGGG GTACAATTTACTCAAACTAGTTGATCATTTCCACAATCGAGGCTTGTATCGGTCCATATTTTTGAG TATCATGGAAGGGGAAAAGTCATTGGAAAAATTTTCTCCTGAAACAATCATACGAAACCCAAGCTCAAGTGGTGCAGTTAATCTGCTACCACGTATCGTTCTTTTTCATGGTACCTCAGATAATTCCATACCTGCCGATGAAAG TAAAATGTTTGTGGATACACTCCAAAAAGTAGGAGCTCGAGCTGATCTGATCTTGTACGAAGGGAAAACGCATACAGATTTATTCCTCCAA GATCCTCTGCGTGGTGGTGAAGATGAGCTATTTGACTATTTGGTGGGGTTCATACATGCTGATGACAAGGAAGCTCTTGCTAGGGATGCTGCGGCTCCTCCAAGAAGACGTCGTGTACCGGAATTACTTCTGAGATTGGCCGGCCACGTCAGCCCTTTTTAG